Proteins encoded within one genomic window of Cyprinus carpio isolate SPL01 chromosome B22, ASM1834038v1, whole genome shotgun sequence:
- the LOC109067862 gene encoding afadin- and alpha-actinin-binding protein-like produces the protein MSPSRLYTASVMPPLPLSSFSVSSNFCTEENVSECILYINQELSSLCFPPIFQNSDNIRDLDAVVALNNIYDLLQLHRRAVGMMEEMEVEQLKSSSDLHYQHLTNSRLKDQLELSKKENMRLHERERQLETNLKSLQNCLKDTKEEVQRLQGIIASRATQYNHDIKRREREHNRVKERLNQLLIAKKENKQGMEVLNYVGRSDGRRCLWKTGKTESRHEGDMYKTLLNEFDNRQRELMVENIELKKVLQQMKREMVGVLNSKEMSQKKEKQSNDIDQSTLQTNSDEDELLKGHPEMSCDHAREKLTNSIRQQWRKLKHHVERLDSQASMVQDGDSEEVISKQLHEEEMERLKLEIQQCKEFIQTQQQLLQQQLNTPCDEETAAVLNDSYMLEEKERLKEEWKVFEEQRKNFEMERRNFTEAAIRLGHERKCFEDDRAMWLKHQFLNTTFADQMKPQSRMADEFSKHSGREEKLISISGKVSKSHL, from the exons ATGTCTCCTTCAAGACTCTACACGGCATCAGTCATGCCCCCTCTGCCTTTAAGCTCTTTCAGCGTCTCAAGCAACTTCTGCACGGAAGAGAATGTCTCTGAGTGCATACTATACATCAATCAG GAGTTGTCGTCCCTGTGCTTTCCACCAATTTTCCAAAACTCAGACAACATTCGTGATCTGGATGCTGTGGTTGCCCTAAACAACATATATGACTTGCTTCAGCTGCACCGTCGAGCTGTTGGGATGATGGAGGAGATGGAGGTGGAGCAGCTGAAGTCCAGCAGTGACCTCCACTACCAACATCTCACCAACTCCAGGCTAAAG GACCAGCTTGAACTTTCGAAAAAGGAAAACATGCGCTTGCATGAGCGAGAGCGTCAGCTGGAAACAAATTTAAAGTCTTTGCAAAACTGCCTAAAAGATACAAAAGAAGAG GTACAAAGGCTGCAGGGTATCATTGCAAGTCGTGCCACACAATACAACCATGACATTAAGAGAAGAGAAAGGGAGCACAACAGAGTAAAGGAGCGCCTCAATCAACTGCTCATTGCCAAAAAGGAAAATAAGCAAG GAATGGAAGTTTTGAATTATGTTGGAAGGTCGGATGGTAGGAGATGTCTTTGGAAAACTGGAAAAACTGAATCCAG acatgAGGGAGATATGTACAAAACTCTTCTCAATGAATTTGATAACCGTCAGAGGGAGCTAATGGTGGAAAACATAGAGCTGAAAAAGGTGCTTCAGCAAATGAAACGAGAAATGGTGGGGGTTTTAAATTCAAAGGAGATGAGCCAAAAGAAAGAGAAGCAAAGCAATGATATTGATCAG TCAACTCTGCAGACAAATTCTGATGAAGATGAACTTTTGAAAGGACATCCTGAGATGTCATGTGATCATGCTCGGGAGAAACTCACCAACAGCATTCGTCAGCAGTGGAGGAAACTCAAGCACCATGTTGAGAGATTAGACAGCCAAG cATCCATGGTGCAAGATGGAGACAGTGAAGAGGTTATCTCCAAACAGCTGCATGAAGAGGAGATGGAGAGGCTCAAACTAGAAATCCAGCAGTGCAAAGAGTTTATTCAGACTCAACAGCAACTTCTCCAA CAACAGCTCAACACTCCCTGTGATGAGGAGACTGCAGCTGTTCTGAATGATTCCTACATGCTGGAAGAGAAGGAACGCTTGAAAGAAGAGTGGAAAGTGTTTGAAGAACAGAGGAAAAATTTTGAAATGGAAAGGAGAAATTTCACAGAGGCTGCCATCAGATTGGGCCACGAG aGGAAATGTTTTGAGGATGATCGTGCAATGTGGCTCAAACACCAGTTTCTTAACACAACATTTGCAGACCAGATGAAACCACAAAGTCGCATGGCTGATGAATTTTCAAAGC ATTCTGGTCGTGAAGAGAAGCTCATTTCAATTTCTGGCAAGGTGAGCAAATCTCATCTGTAG